One Flagellimonas sp. CMM7 genomic region harbors:
- the bcp gene encoding thioredoxin-dependent thiol peroxidase, with protein MNMLKVGDKVPEFSSKDQSGNTINLSDYKGKKLVIFFYPRANTPGCTAEACNLRDNYKLLQEQGYEIIGVSEDSQKKQTNFRDKYAFQYPLLADEDHTVIETFGVWGPKKFMGREYDGLHRTTFVIDGEGVIEKVIEKVKTKDHAAQLLN; from the coding sequence ATGAATATGCTAAAAGTGGGTGATAAAGTACCTGAATTTTCTTCAAAAGACCAAAGTGGAAACACTATTAATCTTAGCGATTATAAAGGAAAAAAATTAGTCATCTTTTTCTATCCCCGTGCCAATACTCCAGGTTGTACAGCGGAGGCTTGTAACTTGAGGGATAATTACAAACTTTTACAGGAACAAGGGTATGAAATTATAGGCGTAAGCGAAGATTCTCAGAAAAAACAAACAAATTTTAGGGATAAATATGCCTTTCAATATCCATTGCTGGCAGATGAAGACCATACGGTAATAGAAACTTTTGGTGTATGGGGACCTAAAAAGTTTATGGGTAGGGAATATGATGGGTTACATAGAACCACTTTCGTAATTGATGGAGAAGGGGTAATTGAAAAAGTGATCGAAAAAGTAAAGACGAAAGATCACGCTGCACAACTTTTAAACTAA
- the nth gene encoding endonuclease III, which translates to MNKQDKINFTIKTLDELYPTIPVPLDHKDPYTLLVAVLLSAQSTDVRVNKITPLLFERADNPYDMVKLSVDEIRDIIRPVGLSPMKSKGIHGLSKILIEKYDGKVPQEIELLEEFPAVGHKTASVVVSQAFGIPAFPVDTHIHRLMYRWGFTNGKNVVQTEKDAKRLFPKEIWNKLHLQIIWYGREYSPARGWDMDKDIITKTIGRKTVLDEYYKTKKSR; encoded by the coding sequence ATGAATAAACAAGACAAAATTAATTTCACGATTAAGACGTTGGATGAACTTTATCCTACAATCCCAGTACCACTGGACCATAAAGACCCATATACCTTGTTGGTCGCTGTACTCCTATCTGCGCAAAGCACGGATGTTCGTGTAAATAAAATCACGCCGCTACTTTTTGAAAGGGCCGATAATCCATATGATATGGTAAAGCTCTCTGTCGATGAAATACGAGATATCATAAGACCCGTGGGCCTCTCCCCTATGAAGTCTAAAGGTATTCATGGGCTGTCCAAAATATTAATTGAAAAATATGATGGAAAAGTGCCACAGGAAATTGAGCTATTGGAAGAATTTCCAGCTGTGGGGCATAAAACCGCCAGTGTAGTGGTTTCCCAAGCATTCGGAATTCCCGCTTTTCCAGTAGATACCCATATCCATAGACTTATGTATCGTTGGGGGTTTACCAATGGTAAAAATGTAGTGCAAACTGAAAAAGATGCCAAAAGGTTGTTTCCCAAAGAGATCTGGAATAAACTACATCTTCAAATAATTTGGTATGGCCGGGAATATTCTCCCGCAAGAGGATGGGATATGGATAAAGATATCATTACAAAGACGATAGGCCGAAAAACCGTGCTTGATGAATACTACAAAACCAAAAAGAGCCGCTAA
- a CDS encoding RNA polymerase sigma factor, with product MELQIEDSILVKNYIAGEEKALEVLINRHNQRISSFIYSKVMDRDVAEDIFQDTFIKVIKTLKRGSYSEEGKFLPWVMRIAHNLIIDHFRKNKRMPKFEGSDDFNIFSVIRDEKLNAEKQIIKDQIDSDLTFLIDELPEDQKEVLLMRIYKDMSFKEISENTGVSINTALGRMRYALINLRKIVERNNIVLTN from the coding sequence ATGGAACTACAGATTGAAGACTCGATATTAGTAAAGAATTATATTGCCGGTGAAGAAAAGGCTCTTGAAGTTTTAATCAACAGGCATAACCAAAGAATTTCCAGTTTTATTTATTCTAAAGTAATGGACAGGGATGTTGCAGAGGACATCTTTCAAGATACTTTTATTAAAGTAATTAAAACGCTAAAGAGAGGTTCTTATAGTGAAGAAGGTAAATTTTTACCATGGGTAATGCGTATTGCACACAACCTAATCATTGACCACTTCCGTAAGAATAAAAGAATGCCCAAGTTTGAGGGTAGTGATGATTTCAATATCTTCTCGGTTATTAGAGATGAAAAGCTAAATGCTGAGAAACAAATCATCAAAGATCAAATTGACAGTGATCTAACCTTTTTGATTGATGAATTACCTGAAGATCAGAAAGAGGTGTTGTTGATGAGGATCTATAAGGATATGAGTTTTAAAGAAATATCCGAAAATACAGGAGTGAGCATCAATACAGCTTTAGGAAGAATGCGATATGCTCTAATCAACCTAAGAAAGATAGTTGAGCGTAATAATATCGTTTTAACGAATTAA
- the uvrA gene encoding excinuclease ABC subunit UvrA — translation MTLIKNVDPKRNIIIKGAKLHNLKNIDVVIPRNKLVVITGLSGSGKSSLAFDTLYAEGQRRYVESLSSYARQFLGKLDKPKVDYIKGIAPAIAIEQKVNSTNPRSTVGTTTEIYDYLKLLYARIGKTISPVSGKEVKKNTVTDVINYIKPLEVGTKLLLLAPITTKEERDPIKSLELFSKQGYARIKYKGEVLRIDNAPASIGRNFDLVVDRVIVKDDEDFYNRLGNAVDNAFFEGNGKCAIESLESGETKTFSNQFELDGIKFLEPNVHLFSFNNPYGACPKCEGYGDVIGIDEDLVIPNTALSVFENAVFPWRGESMGWYRDQLVNAAYKFDFPIHKPWFELTEKQKQLVWDGNEHFTGIHAFFQQLEEKSYKIQNRVMLSRYRGKTKCSVCKGKRLREEANYVKVGGYSISDLIELPIKKLTPFFEELQLSEHDNTIAKRLLKEITTRLDFLSKVGLSYLTLNRKSNTLSGGESQRINLATSLGSSLVGSMYILDEPSIGLHPKDTENLIDVLLSLRDLGNTVIVVEHDEDIMKAADEVIDIGPEAGTLGGEVVATGSLDQILTSNSLTADYLNGTKEITVPSERRNSKHYIQIKGARENNLKNIDATFPLNVLTVVTGVSGSGKSTLVKKILYPTILKEVGGYGEKAGQFTKIEGKYSHIKHVEFVDQNPIGRSSRSNPVTYIKAYDDIRNLFSSQRLSKLRGYQPKHFSFNVDGGRCEKCKGEGEITVEMQFMADVHLECDVCAGKRFKKEILEVQFEGKSIDDILNLTIDEAIAHFKAHTQDKIVNKLQPLQDVGLGYVTLGQSSSTLSGGEAQRIKLASFLVKGNTKEKALFIFDEPTTGLHFHDIKKLLKSFDELIGKGHSVIVIEHNIELIKCADYIIDLGPEGGENGGHLLAEGTPEELVQNKDSHTAKYLSEKL, via the coding sequence ATGACCCTTATCAAGAATGTGGATCCCAAACGTAATATTATTATTAAAGGGGCTAAACTGCACAATTTAAAGAATATAGATGTTGTAATTCCTAGAAATAAGCTGGTGGTCATTACTGGGCTTTCGGGTTCTGGCAAGTCTAGCCTTGCTTTTGACACACTATATGCAGAAGGCCAAAGGCGCTATGTGGAGAGCCTTTCTTCATATGCCAGGCAGTTCTTAGGAAAATTGGACAAACCAAAAGTAGACTATATAAAAGGTATAGCACCTGCCATAGCCATAGAGCAAAAAGTTAATTCTACAAATCCAAGATCAACCGTAGGGACTACAACAGAAATCTATGACTACTTAAAATTGCTATATGCCCGTATTGGTAAGACCATATCCCCAGTTTCGGGCAAAGAGGTTAAAAAGAATACGGTTACCGATGTTATCAATTATATAAAACCTTTAGAAGTAGGTACCAAGTTATTGCTCTTGGCACCTATAACTACTAAGGAAGAAAGAGATCCAATAAAATCTTTGGAACTTTTCTCTAAGCAAGGGTATGCACGTATTAAATATAAAGGAGAAGTTTTACGAATAGATAATGCTCCCGCATCCATTGGTAGAAATTTTGATTTGGTTGTGGACAGAGTCATTGTAAAAGATGATGAAGATTTTTACAATCGTCTGGGCAATGCGGTGGACAATGCATTCTTTGAAGGCAATGGTAAATGTGCTATTGAAAGCTTGGAAAGTGGCGAAACCAAAACTTTCAGCAATCAATTTGAATTAGACGGAATAAAATTTTTAGAACCCAATGTACACCTCTTCAGCTTTAACAACCCATATGGAGCTTGCCCCAAATGTGAAGGTTATGGTGATGTAATTGGAATTGATGAAGATCTAGTCATTCCAAATACAGCGTTATCAGTTTTTGAAAATGCAGTTTTCCCTTGGCGAGGAGAAAGTATGGGATGGTATAGAGATCAATTGGTAAACGCAGCATACAAATTCGATTTTCCAATTCATAAACCTTGGTTTGAGTTGACAGAGAAACAAAAACAGTTGGTATGGGACGGTAATGAACACTTTACAGGTATACACGCATTTTTTCAACAACTAGAAGAAAAAAGCTATAAAATTCAGAATAGAGTAATGCTTTCCCGTTACCGGGGAAAGACCAAATGTTCCGTTTGTAAAGGAAAACGATTACGAGAAGAAGCCAACTATGTAAAAGTAGGCGGATACTCTATTTCTGATTTAATTGAGCTCCCAATAAAAAAGTTAACCCCGTTCTTTGAAGAATTACAACTTTCTGAACATGATAATACCATTGCTAAAAGATTATTAAAGGAAATTACCACCCGACTGGATTTCTTAAGTAAAGTGGGGTTGAGCTATCTAACGTTAAACAGAAAATCTAATACCCTATCCGGTGGAGAAAGTCAGCGTATCAATTTAGCCACATCTCTAGGAAGTAGTCTGGTGGGGTCCATGTACATTTTAGATGAACCCAGTATTGGTTTGCACCCAAAGGATACCGAAAATCTTATTGACGTATTATTGTCTCTTCGGGATTTGGGAAATACCGTTATTGTGGTTGAGCATGACGAAGATATCATGAAAGCCGCTGATGAAGTTATAGATATAGGTCCCGAAGCAGGAACCTTGGGCGGTGAGGTAGTTGCTACAGGAAGCCTAGATCAAATTCTGACATCCAATTCTCTAACAGCGGATTACTTAAATGGTACCAAGGAAATAACAGTACCTTCAGAACGTAGAAATTCCAAACATTATATTCAAATAAAGGGAGCACGAGAGAACAACCTTAAAAACATTGACGCTACCTTTCCCTTAAATGTACTTACCGTGGTAACCGGGGTTTCCGGAAGTGGAAAAAGTACTTTGGTAAAAAAAATATTGTACCCCACCATTTTAAAAGAAGTAGGTGGTTATGGCGAAAAAGCTGGTCAGTTTACTAAAATAGAAGGGAAATACAGCCATATAAAACATGTGGAGTTTGTAGATCAAAATCCTATCGGTCGTTCTTCCAGATCTAATCCGGTTACCTATATAAAGGCCTATGATGATATCCGTAATCTTTTCTCTTCGCAAAGACTAAGTAAGTTAAGAGGTTATCAACCCAAGCACTTTTCTTTTAATGTTGATGGAGGACGTTGTGAGAAATGTAAGGGCGAAGGTGAGATTACAGTAGAAATGCAGTTTATGGCGGATGTACATTTAGAATGCGATGTCTGTGCTGGAAAACGTTTCAAAAAAGAAATCCTTGAGGTCCAGTTTGAAGGTAAAAGCATTGATGACATCTTAAACCTGACCATTGACGAAGCTATTGCGCATTTTAAGGCCCACACCCAAGATAAGATTGTAAACAAACTACAGCCATTACAAGATGTTGGTTTGGGTTATGTTACCCTAGGGCAGTCCTCCTCTACTCTTTCCGGTGGCGAAGCACAACGTATTAAATTGGCTTCTTTTCTGGTAAAGGGAAATACTAAGGAAAAAGCATTGTTCATTTTTGATGAACCTACAACGGGGCTACATTTTCATGACATTAAAAAACTGCTGAAATCTTTTGATGAGCTTATTGGTAAAGGGCATTCCGTTATTGTGATAGAACACAATATTGAATTGATAAAGTGTGCTGACTATATCATTGATCTTGGTCCAGAAGGTGGGGAGAACGGAGGACATTTGTTGGCAGAAGGCACTCCAGAAGAATTGGTTCAAAATAAAGATTCCCATACAGCAAAGTACTTGTCAGAAAAACTATAA
- a CDS encoding Crp/Fnr family transcriptional regulator, giving the protein MPEEINPLLTFILDTVAIPKKEAQEIVASFQHKKLNKGEFLVRENQISDDYFYLEKGLMRTFLYDLEGNEITTDFFVENNIVFDVTCFFNRVRSEVNVQAVTECTGYRISYEELNALFHNKHAFRDFGRAVLVKGFIASKKRSYAMINKTAEERYRGLLTANPKILKYAQLKHIASYLGVTDSTLSRLRRNLQ; this is encoded by the coding sequence ATGCCAGAAGAAATAAATCCTTTGTTAACGTTTATCCTTGATACTGTTGCCATTCCCAAAAAGGAGGCTCAGGAAATTGTGGCCAGTTTTCAACATAAGAAATTGAACAAAGGTGAATTTCTGGTAAGGGAAAACCAAATAAGTGATGACTACTTCTATTTAGAAAAAGGCTTGATGCGTACATTTTTATATGATTTGGAAGGCAATGAAATAACAACCGATTTTTTTGTTGAAAACAATATTGTCTTTGATGTTACTTGTTTTTTCAATCGTGTCCGTTCAGAAGTTAATGTTCAAGCAGTGACAGAATGTACTGGCTATCGAATTTCTTACGAAGAACTCAACGCCCTTTTTCATAATAAACATGCTTTTCGTGATTTTGGCCGTGCCGTCCTGGTGAAGGGTTTTATCGCTTCCAAAAAAAGAAGTTACGCCATGATCAACAAAACGGCTGAAGAACGATATCGAGGATTATTGACTGCTAATCCCAAGATTTTGAAATATGCTCAATTAAAACATATTGCCTCATATCTTGGTGTAACAGATAGCACGTTGAGCAGACTTAGAAGAAATCTACAATAG
- a CDS encoding polysaccharide biosynthesis C-terminal domain-containing protein, with amino-acid sequence MGIVLKQSLKNITITYLGFAFGAINTLFLYIKILPDQYYGLVTFILASGAILMPLMAFGVHNTMVKFYSNYQDSEKDSFLTLMLLTPLLGILPLAIFTFLFQEQLGVMISQVNPMVKDYVWYIFLVALSMGYFEVFYSWCKVHLKSVFGNFMKEVFGRIGVSFLLLLLYFDVISLDLFFKCLVGLYLLRTGIIKLYAYSIRFPKFNLNFPSNTKEILVYTFLIILGGSAALILLEIDKVMLNQFIKIENVAYYGVAVYIATVIIVPSRAMHQITYPLTAELLNSGNHFALETLYKKTSLTLFIASGILFVLIVLNLDQLYKLLPESYRNGFTIVFLIGLAKVFDSMLGNNNSILFNSKYYKTVLVFGICLALVTIVLNLILIPRLGLEGAALASFISIFIFNLVKLVFVKLKFGFLPFTRATFKVFTTLILLGILFHLLQFSFHPIINIILKSALIVLMYLGILYRFEISEDVSGILSKWLKRKTP; translated from the coding sequence ATGGGAATCGTCTTAAAGCAGTCTTTAAAAAACATAACTATTACCTATTTAGGGTTTGCTTTTGGAGCGATAAATACTTTGTTTCTCTACATAAAAATTTTACCGGATCAATACTATGGCCTTGTTACTTTTATTTTGGCCTCCGGTGCCATTCTAATGCCTTTGATGGCTTTTGGTGTGCATAACACCATGGTGAAATTTTACAGCAATTATCAAGATTCCGAAAAGGATAGCTTTTTGACTTTGATGTTGTTGACACCCCTGCTGGGCATTTTACCCTTGGCTATTTTCACATTTCTATTTCAAGAGCAGTTGGGCGTTATGATTTCACAAGTAAACCCCATGGTAAAAGACTATGTCTGGTACATTTTTTTGGTGGCATTATCCATGGGTTATTTTGAAGTATTTTACTCTTGGTGCAAAGTACATTTGAAGTCGGTATTTGGTAACTTTATGAAAGAAGTTTTTGGGCGTATTGGAGTTTCCTTTTTACTACTGCTATTGTATTTTGATGTAATCTCTTTAGACCTATTTTTTAAATGTTTGGTTGGTCTTTATCTATTGCGGACTGGGATCATTAAGTTATACGCATATAGCATTCGTTTTCCTAAGTTTAATTTGAATTTCCCGTCTAATACCAAGGAAATTCTTGTCTATACTTTTTTGATTATTCTGGGGGGCTCTGCTGCCTTAATCTTACTGGAAATAGATAAGGTAATGCTCAATCAGTTTATTAAAATTGAAAATGTGGCTTACTATGGGGTAGCAGTCTATATTGCTACGGTAATTATTGTCCCATCTAGGGCCATGCACCAAATTACCTACCCCTTGACCGCGGAATTGCTGAACTCTGGCAATCACTTTGCATTGGAAACTTTGTACAAAAAGACTTCTTTGACCTTGTTTATCGCTTCTGGAATATTGTTCGTTTTGATTGTTCTTAATTTAGATCAATTATACAAATTACTCCCAGAATCTTATAGAAATGGTTTTACCATTGTTTTTCTTATTGGTTTGGCAAAGGTGTTTGATTCTATGTTAGGGAACAATAATTCAATTTTGTTCAATTCAAAATATTATAAAACAGTATTGGTCTTTGGTATATGTCTGGCATTAGTGACTATTGTTTTAAACTTAATTTTAATACCCAGGTTGGGATTGGAAGGTGCAGCTCTTGCCAGCTTTATCTCCATCTTTATTTTTAATCTGGTAAAACTGGTTTTCGTAAAATTAAAGTTTGGTTTTTTGCCTTTCACAAGAGCTACTTTTAAAGTTTTCACCACGCTGATTTTATTGGGTATATTATTTCATCTTTTACAATTTTCATTTCACCCAATTATAAATATCATCTTAAAGTCCGCATTAATTGTGTTGATGTATTTGGGTATTTTATATCGTTTTGAAATTTCTGAAGATGTCTCTGGAATACTTTCCAAATGGCTCAAAAGAAAAACCCCGTAG
- a CDS encoding glycosyltransferase family 4 protein: MRKVLVITYYWPPAGGPGVQRWLKFVKYLRDFNIEPIVYIPQNPSYPITDKNLVHEVPEGVQILKQPIKEPYTWASLVSKKKTQTISSGIIQEKKPSTVEKLLLWIRGNLFIPDARKFWIKPSVKYLSRVIEKQGIETIITTGPPHSLHLIGLRLKEKHQIQWITDFRDPWTSIGYHKKLRLSKSSKRKHKALERSVLNATDKIVVTSDTTKREFEQITNKPIQVITNGYDEILDAVSLDSGFTISHIGSLLTGRNPIALWQALKELIEGDETFKNHLKIQLAGVVGEEVLETIRTYGLDSYVEYLGYLSHEKVLQVQQKSQVLLLLEIDSEETKGIIPGKLFEYLNAKRPILAIGPNEWEAGNIVLETSSGKVCKQSDKTALKNVLLEWFGKYKKGTLHFNSKGIEMYHRKELTKALANFIQWESS, from the coding sequence ATGCGAAAGGTTTTGGTCATAACATACTATTGGCCACCCGCAGGTGGACCGGGAGTACAGAGATGGCTGAAATTTGTAAAATATTTAAGGGATTTTAATATAGAACCCATTGTATATATTCCCCAAAACCCAAGTTACCCCATTACTGATAAAAACTTGGTACATGAAGTCCCGGAAGGTGTTCAAATACTAAAGCAGCCTATAAAAGAACCTTATACTTGGGCCTCCTTAGTATCTAAAAAAAAGACCCAAACCATAAGTTCAGGTATTATTCAGGAAAAAAAGCCATCCACTGTTGAGAAATTATTGCTTTGGATCAGAGGAAATTTGTTTATCCCGGATGCCCGTAAGTTTTGGATAAAACCATCCGTAAAATATCTTTCGAGAGTTATTGAAAAGCAAGGTATTGAGACGATAATCACAACAGGACCTCCTCATAGCTTACATTTGATTGGGCTTAGACTAAAAGAAAAGCATCAAATACAATGGATTACCGATTTTAGGGATCCATGGACTTCTATTGGCTATCACAAGAAATTAAGATTGTCAAAGTCCTCGAAAAGAAAGCACAAAGCTTTGGAGAGGAGCGTGCTGAATGCTACGGATAAAATTGTGGTTACAAGTGACACAACTAAAAGGGAGTTTGAACAAATTACAAATAAGCCCATACAAGTCATTACCAACGGGTATGATGAAATTCTTGATGCGGTTTCGTTGGACTCAGGTTTCACTATTTCTCATATTGGTTCTTTGCTTACCGGTAGAAATCCAATTGCATTATGGCAAGCCTTGAAAGAATTGATTGAAGGAGACGAAACTTTTAAAAACCATCTGAAAATTCAATTGGCGGGAGTAGTGGGGGAAGAGGTTTTAGAAACTATTCGTACATATGGTTTGGATTCGTATGTGGAGTACTTAGGTTATCTCTCCCATGAAAAAGTATTGCAAGTACAGCAAAAATCGCAAGTACTTTTGTTGCTAGAAATTGATTCAGAGGAAACCAAAGGAATTATTCCAGGAAAGTTGTTTGAGTATCTAAACGCAAAGCGACCAATTTTAGCCATTGGCCCCAATGAATGGGAAGCAGGTAACATTGTGCTGGAAACCAGTTCCGGTAAGGTATGCAAGCAAAGTGACAAGACTGCTTTAAAAAATGTACTTTTAGAATGGTTTGGTAAATATAAAAAAGGAACGTTACATTTTAATTCTAAAGGAATTGAAATGTACCACAGAAAAGAACTGACCAAAGCATTGGCAAATTTCATTCAATGGGAATCGTCTTAA
- a CDS encoding YfhO family protein has protein sequence MNLSPKAVITNICVIALFILASLIYFYPVLQGKAIFQSDIAQYKGMSKERNDYKELTGEESYWTNSAFGGMPTYQLGANYPHDYIKKLDRLIRFLPRPADYLFLYLIGFYVLMLCLKVEYRLAVLGALAFGFSTYLIIILGVGHNAKAHALGYIPMVLGGIVLVFRKKYLLGFVLTALAMALEINANHYQMTYYFMLLVLVLGLVYLIYAIKDKKLKHYFISVGILIAAVALSIATNATGLMATKEYADWSTRGKSELTINPDGSPKAAQNGLDKEYITQYSYGIAESLNLFAPRLFGGSGNEDLGKKSKAYEYLTGQGLTPTKALEFSGGMPLYWGNQPIVAGPAYVGAIIIFLFVLGLFMVKGKKKWWLLTGAILALLLSWGKNIPALTNFMIDYFPLYNKFRAVSSIQVVLELCLPVLGILGVRELFKSKVGKPKKLTALKLSFFITLGLGVFIFLLKGFFDFDGLRDETYRGYFGDELMTMIQRDREAVYVSDTIRSLIFVLLTAVALWFFIKEKIGKNLITLLLGALILFDLIGVNLRYVNKSDFVRQRNVNSPFQASQIDELIKKDNSIFRVFDPQEGLNGARTSYFHKSIGGYHAAKPRLLQDLFEHHLYQNNIEVLNMLNVKYIIQQDEEGNSFPAVNDNTNGNAWFVERLAFVKSANDEIQGLKEFDSKKEAVINTAIYPTVTKSNYVVDSIASIQLLDYRPNYIKYQSVNTNDGFAIFSEMHYPTGWNAFIDGKLEPHYKANYALRGIKVPAGQHEIEFKFEPEVIQTGSKIALGSSILLGLIIVGGLGFSLIPKKSKSKS, from the coding sequence ATGAATCTTTCTCCAAAAGCCGTTATCACCAATATTTGTGTAATTGCTTTATTCATTCTAGCCTCACTGATATACTTTTACCCGGTACTTCAGGGCAAAGCGATTTTTCAATCGGATATTGCCCAATACAAAGGTATGTCCAAGGAACGCAATGACTATAAGGAATTAACGGGTGAGGAATCTTATTGGACCAATAGTGCTTTTGGAGGTATGCCCACGTATCAGTTAGGAGCCAACTACCCTCATGATTATATTAAAAAATTAGATAGACTGATCCGGTTTCTGCCAAGACCGGCGGATTATCTCTTTTTGTATTTGATAGGTTTTTACGTTTTAATGCTCTGCCTAAAGGTTGAATACCGATTGGCGGTACTTGGCGCTTTGGCTTTCGGTTTTTCCACATATCTCATTATTATTCTTGGTGTGGGGCATAATGCAAAGGCACATGCACTGGGTTATATTCCAATGGTTTTAGGGGGTATTGTTCTGGTTTTTAGAAAGAAGTATTTATTGGGATTTGTTCTCACAGCTTTAGCAATGGCACTGGAAATTAATGCCAACCATTACCAGATGACCTATTATTTTATGTTGCTGGTTCTGGTCTTGGGACTGGTGTATCTAATTTATGCCATAAAAGATAAAAAACTTAAGCACTACTTTATCTCTGTTGGAATTTTGATTGCCGCTGTAGCCCTATCCATAGCTACAAACGCAACGGGCTTAATGGCCACTAAAGAATATGCAGATTGGAGTACACGGGGAAAATCTGAATTAACCATAAATCCTGATGGAAGTCCAAAAGCGGCTCAAAATGGACTTGATAAAGAATATATTACGCAATACAGTTATGGTATTGCGGAGTCATTAAACTTATTTGCACCTCGGTTGTTTGGAGGTTCGGGAAATGAAGATTTAGGGAAAAAATCTAAAGCATATGAATACCTAACAGGACAGGGGCTTACACCAACAAAAGCATTGGAATTTTCAGGAGGAATGCCATTATATTGGGGAAATCAACCGATAGTGGCTGGACCGGCATATGTTGGAGCAATTATAATCTTTTTGTTTGTTCTGGGTTTATTTATGGTCAAAGGCAAAAAGAAATGGTGGTTGTTAACAGGGGCTATACTGGCACTGTTATTGTCCTGGGGAAAAAATATCCCGGCATTGACCAATTTTATGATTGACTATTTTCCGCTATATAATAAGTTCCGTGCGGTATCATCAATCCAAGTAGTTTTGGAATTATGTCTCCCTGTTTTGGGTATTTTGGGAGTACGGGAGCTATTTAAATCCAAAGTAGGTAAACCAAAAAAACTGACAGCACTCAAACTTAGTTTTTTTATAACCCTAGGCTTGGGTGTATTCATATTTTTACTAAAAGGATTCTTTGATTTTGATGGGTTAAGGGATGAAACTTATAGAGGCTACTTTGGAGATGAGTTAATGACGATGATTCAAAGAGATAGGGAAGCAGTTTATGTAAGTGACACCATTAGATCGTTAATCTTTGTTTTGCTGACAGCTGTAGCGCTATGGTTCTTTATAAAGGAAAAAATTGGTAAAAACTTGATCACTCTGCTTTTGGGAGCATTGATTTTGTTTGACTTGATAGGAGTGAACCTCCGTTATGTAAACAAAAGTGATTTTGTTCGCCAAAGAAATGTGAACTCACCTTTTCAAGCCAGCCAGATAGACGAGCTAATCAAGAAGGACAATTCCATATTCCGGGTTTTTGATCCTCAAGAAGGACTAAATGGAGCCAGGACCTCCTATTTTCACAAATCGATTGGTGGATACCATGCAGCAAAACCAAGACTGCTTCAGGATTTGTTTGAACATCATTTATATCAAAACAACATCGAGGTATTGAACATGTTGAATGTAAAATATATCATTCAACAAGACGAAGAAGGTAACAGTTTCCCGGCGGTCAATGATAATACCAATGGGAATGCATGGTTTGTGGAGCGATTGGCCTTTGTTAAATCTGCAAATGATGAAATCCAAGGATTGAAGGAGTTTGATTCTAAAAAGGAAGCGGTAATCAATACAGCCATATATCCGACAGTTACAAAATCCAATTATGTTGTGGATTCCATAGCATCAATCCAATTGTTGGATTATCGCCCTAACTATATTAAATACCAATCTGTAAATACCAATGATGGTTTTGCCATATTTTCTGAGATGCATTATCCAACTGGCTGGAATGCCTTTATTGACGGAAAGCTAGAGCCGCACTACAAGGCTAACTACGCGCTACGGGGAATAAAAGTACCAGCGGGTCAGCATGAGATTGAATTTAAATTTGAACCTGAAGTAATTCAAACAGGGAGCAAAATAGCACTGGGTAGTTCTATTTTGTTAGGACTTATTATTGTTGGCGGGCTTGGATTTTCACTTATACCCAAGAAATCAAAAAGTAAATCTTAA
- a CDS encoding DUF4834 family protein, whose protein sequence is MVLLQTILILVLVYYAVKMLLKWIAPRLLNYAMRKTQERFGQQFGNYQDFGNKPDNEGKPTASKKTFRKPNPSKKVGEYIDFEEID, encoded by the coding sequence ATGGTTTTACTACAAACGATTTTAATACTTGTATTAGTATACTACGCAGTTAAAATGCTTCTTAAATGGATAGCACCCAGACTGCTTAATTACGCTATGAGGAAAACCCAAGAACGCTTTGGGCAACAATTTGGTAACTATCAGGATTTTGGAAATAAACCTGATAATGAAGGAAAACCTACAGCTTCTAAAAAAACATTTAGAAAACCTAATCCTTCAAAAAAAGTTGGAGAATATATAGATTTTGAAGAAATTGACTAA